The Streptomyces avermitilis MA-4680 = NBRC 14893 genome contains a region encoding:
- a CDS encoding histidinol-phosphate transaminase: MSFGIDDLPVRDELRGKSPYGAPQLDVPVRLNTNENPYPLPEPLVERIAERVREAARHLNRYPDRDAVELRTELATYLTNTGKHPVGIENVWAANGSNEVIQQLLQTFGGPGRTAIGFEPSYSMHALIARGTGTAWISGPRGEDFTIDLAAARQAIAESRPDVVFITTPNNPTGTAVPPETVLALYEAAQAVKPSMVVVDEAYIEFSHGDSLLPLLEGRPHLVVSRTMSKAFGAAGLRLGYLAAHPAVVDAVQLVRLPYHLSAITQATALAALEHTDTLLGYVEQLKAERDRLVAELRAIGYDVTESDANFVQFGRFADAHEVWQQILDRGVLVRDNGVPGWLRVSAGTPEENDAFLDAVRELKKEQNA; the protein is encoded by the coding sequence GTGAGCTTCGGAATCGACGATCTCCCCGTACGGGACGAGCTGCGCGGCAAGTCCCCCTACGGCGCGCCCCAGCTCGACGTCCCCGTACGGCTGAACACCAACGAGAATCCGTACCCGCTGCCCGAGCCGCTCGTCGAGCGGATCGCCGAGCGGGTGCGGGAGGCCGCCCGTCACCTCAACCGCTACCCCGACCGGGACGCGGTGGAGCTGCGCACGGAGCTGGCCACGTACCTGACGAACACCGGCAAGCACCCCGTCGGCATCGAGAACGTCTGGGCGGCCAACGGCTCCAACGAGGTCATCCAGCAGCTGCTCCAGACCTTCGGCGGACCCGGCCGCACGGCGATCGGCTTCGAGCCGTCGTACTCGATGCACGCCCTCATCGCGCGCGGCACGGGCACCGCCTGGATCTCCGGTCCCCGGGGCGAGGACTTCACGATCGACCTCGCCGCCGCCCGGCAGGCCATCGCCGAGAGCCGGCCGGACGTCGTCTTCATCACGACCCCCAACAACCCCACGGGCACCGCGGTCCCGCCCGAGACGGTCCTCGCGCTGTACGAGGCCGCGCAGGCGGTGAAGCCGTCGATGGTGGTGGTCGACGAGGCGTACATCGAGTTCAGCCACGGCGACTCCCTGCTGCCGCTGCTCGAAGGCCGGCCGCATCTCGTCGTCTCGCGCACCATGTCCAAGGCGTTCGGCGCGGCCGGGCTGCGCCTCGGCTATCTCGCCGCGCACCCGGCGGTGGTCGACGCCGTCCAGCTCGTACGGCTGCCGTACCACCTGTCGGCCATCACGCAGGCGACCGCGCTGGCCGCCCTGGAGCACACCGACACCCTGCTCGGTTACGTGGAGCAGTTGAAGGCCGAGCGGGACCGGCTGGTCGCCGAGCTGCGCGCGATCGGCTACGACGTGACCGAGTCCGACGCGAACTTCGTGCAGTTCGGGCGGTTCGCCGACGCGCACGAGGTCTGGCAGCAGATCCTCGACCGGGGCGTCCTGGTCCGGGACAACGGCGTACCGGGATGGCTGCGGGTCAGCGCCGGTACCCCCGAAGAGAACGACGCGTTCCTCGACGCGGTCCGTGAGCTGAAGAAGGAGCAGAACGCATGA
- the hisB gene encoding imidazoleglycerol-phosphate dehydratase HisB, with amino-acid sequence MSRVGRVERTTKETSVLVEIDLDGSGKVDVSTGVGFYDHMLDQLGRHGLFDLTVKTEGDLHIDSHHTIEDTALALGAAFKQALGDKVGIYRFGNCTVPLDESLAQVTVDLSGRPYLVHTEPENMAPMIGEYDTTMTRHILESFVAQAQIALHVHVPYGRNAHHIVECQFKALARALRYASERDPRAAGILPSTKGAL; translated from the coding sequence ATGAGCCGCGTAGGCCGCGTTGAGCGCACCACCAAGGAGACCTCGGTGCTCGTCGAGATCGATCTCGACGGGTCCGGAAAGGTCGATGTGTCGACCGGGGTCGGCTTCTACGACCACATGCTCGACCAGCTCGGCCGCCACGGTCTGTTCGACCTGACGGTGAAGACCGAGGGCGACCTGCACATCGACTCGCACCACACCATCGAGGACACCGCCCTCGCCCTCGGTGCCGCCTTCAAGCAGGCGCTCGGCGACAAGGTGGGCATCTACCGCTTCGGCAACTGCACGGTCCCGCTGGACGAGTCCCTCGCCCAGGTGACCGTCGACCTGTCGGGCCGCCCGTACCTCGTGCACACCGAGCCCGAGAACATGGCGCCGATGATCGGCGAGTACGACACCACGATGACCCGGCACATACTGGAGTCCTTCGTCGCCCAGGCGCAGATCGCCCTGCACGTGCACGTGCCGTACGGGCGCAACGCGCACCACATCGTGGAGTGCCAGTTCAAGGCGCTGGCGCGGGCGCTGCGGTACGCGAGCGAACGCGACCCGCGTGCCGCCGGCATCCTCCCCTCCACGAAGGGCGCACTGTGA
- the hisH gene encoding imidazole glycerol phosphate synthase subunit HisH has translation MELSTAKKVVVFDYGFGNVRSAERALARAGAEVEITRDFDTAMNADGLLVPGVGAFAACMKGLKEARGDWIVGRRLAGGRPVMGICVGMQILFERGIEHGVETEGLDEWPGTVGPLEAEIVPHMGWNTVEAPGGSQLFAGLDADARFYFVHSYAVHDWSLDVANPAMRAPLVTWSTHGKPFVAAVENGALWATQFHPEKSGDAGAQLLNNWIGTL, from the coding sequence GTGGAATTGAGTACCGCGAAGAAAGTCGTGGTGTTCGACTACGGCTTCGGCAATGTGCGCTCCGCCGAGCGCGCGCTCGCCCGTGCCGGCGCCGAGGTCGAGATAACGCGTGACTTCGACACGGCCATGAACGCCGACGGACTGCTGGTGCCCGGTGTCGGCGCCTTCGCCGCCTGCATGAAGGGGCTGAAGGAGGCGCGCGGCGACTGGATCGTCGGCCGCCGGCTGGCCGGCGGCCGCCCCGTGATGGGCATCTGCGTCGGCATGCAGATCCTCTTCGAGCGCGGCATCGAGCACGGTGTGGAGACCGAGGGCCTCGACGAGTGGCCCGGCACGGTCGGGCCGCTCGAGGCCGAGATCGTGCCGCACATGGGCTGGAACACGGTCGAGGCGCCCGGGGGATCGCAGCTCTTCGCGGGGCTCGACGCCGACGCGCGCTTCTACTTCGTCCACTCGTACGCCGTCCACGACTGGTCCCTGGACGTCGCGAACCCGGCGATGCGCGCACCCCTGGTGACCTGGTCGACGCACGGCAAGCCGTTCGTGGCGGCCGTCGAGAACGGCGCCCTGTGGGCCACGCAGTTCCACCCCGAGAAGTCCGGCGACGCCGGAGCGCAGCTGCTGAACAACTGGATCGGAACCCTCTGA
- the priA gene encoding bifunctional 1-(5-phosphoribosyl)-5-((5-phosphoribosylamino)methylideneamino)imidazole-4-carboxamide isomerase/phosphoribosylanthranilate isomerase PriA translates to MASKLELLPAVDVRDGQAVRLVHGESGTETSYGSPLEAALAWQRSGAEWLHLVDLDAAFGTGDNRALIAEVAGAMDIKVELSGGIRDDDTLAAALATGCTRVNLGTAALETPEWVAKVIAEHGDKIAVGLDVRGTTLRGRGWTRDGGDLYETLERLNSEGCARYVVTDIAKDGTLQGPNLELLRNVCAATDRPVVASGGVSSLDDLRAIAALVPLGVEGSIVGKALYAKAFTLEEALEAVAK, encoded by the coding sequence ATGGCTTCGAAGCTCGAACTCCTCCCCGCCGTCGACGTCCGTGACGGCCAGGCCGTCCGCCTCGTGCACGGCGAGTCCGGTACGGAGACGTCCTACGGCTCTCCGCTCGAGGCCGCCCTCGCCTGGCAGCGGTCGGGCGCCGAGTGGCTGCACCTCGTCGACCTGGACGCCGCGTTCGGCACCGGCGACAACCGCGCGCTGATCGCCGAGGTCGCGGGGGCGATGGACATCAAGGTCGAGCTGTCCGGCGGCATCCGCGACGACGACACGCTCGCCGCCGCCCTCGCCACCGGCTGCACCCGGGTGAACCTGGGCACCGCCGCCCTGGAGACCCCCGAGTGGGTCGCCAAGGTCATCGCCGAGCACGGCGACAAGATCGCGGTCGGTCTCGACGTACGCGGCACGACGCTGCGCGGCCGTGGCTGGACCCGCGACGGCGGCGACCTCTACGAGACCCTGGAGCGCCTCAACTCCGAGGGCTGCGCCCGCTACGTGGTCACCGACATCGCGAAGGACGGCACGCTCCAGGGCCCGAACCTGGAGCTGCTGAGGAACGTCTGCGCGGCGACCGACCGCCCGGTGGTCGCCTCCGGCGGCGTGTCCTCGCTGGACGACCTGCGGGCCATCGCCGCGCTGGTGCCGCTCGGTGTCGAGGGCTCGATCGTCGGGAAGGCCCTGTACGCGAAGGCGTTCACCCTGGAAGAGGCCCTGGAGGCGGTAGCCAAGTGA
- a CDS encoding RidA family protein — protein MSDVRRVSTGAPWEDTFGYSRAVQLPNGLVLVSGCTSVIDGSIVDDGPYEQALNSFNVAFAALKELGLGRDDVVRTRMYLTHARDVEEIGRAHKQLFDSVRPAASMIIVSGFVDPRLVVEVEVEAYREAPQS, from the coding sequence GTGAGCGACGTACGACGCGTCAGCACCGGCGCGCCCTGGGAGGACACGTTCGGCTACTCCCGTGCGGTGCAGCTGCCGAACGGTCTGGTGCTGGTCTCCGGCTGCACCTCCGTGATCGACGGATCGATCGTCGACGACGGCCCGTACGAGCAGGCGCTCAACTCCTTCAATGTCGCGTTCGCGGCGCTGAAGGAGCTCGGCCTCGGCCGCGACGACGTCGTCCGTACGCGCATGTACCTCACCCATGCCCGGGACGTGGAGGAGATCGGACGCGCCCACAAGCAGCTGTTCGACTCCGTCCGCCCCGCCGCGTCCATGATCATCGTCTCCGGTTTCGTGGACCCGCGCCTGGTCGTCGAGGTCGAGGTGGAGGCGTACCGAGAGGCCCCGCAGTCATGA
- the hisF gene encoding imidazole glycerol phosphate synthase subunit HisF translates to MTLAVRVIPCLDVDNGRVVKGVNFQNLRDAGDPVEMAKVYDAEGADELTFLDITASSGNRETTYDVVRRTAEQVFIPLTVGGGVRTPDDVDKLLRAGADKVGVNTAAIARPELIREIAERFGRQVLVLSVDARRTESGSFEVTTHGGRKGTGIDAVEWAHRAAELGAGEILLNSMDADGTKDGYDLEMIAAVRAHVTVPVIASGGAGKLDHFPPAIAAGADAVLAASVFHFGDLRIGEVKETLRAAGHPVR, encoded by the coding sequence ATGACCCTGGCCGTACGAGTCATCCCCTGCCTGGACGTGGACAACGGCCGGGTGGTCAAGGGTGTCAACTTCCAGAACCTGCGCGACGCGGGCGACCCCGTCGAGATGGCGAAGGTGTACGACGCCGAGGGCGCCGACGAGCTGACGTTCCTGGACATCACCGCGTCCTCCGGCAACCGCGAGACCACGTACGACGTCGTGCGCCGCACGGCCGAGCAGGTGTTCATCCCGCTGACGGTGGGCGGGGGCGTGCGGACGCCCGACGACGTGGACAAGCTGCTGCGGGCGGGCGCGGACAAGGTGGGCGTGAACACGGCCGCCATCGCCCGGCCCGAGCTGATCCGTGAGATCGCCGAGCGGTTCGGCCGGCAGGTCCTGGTCCTGTCGGTGGACGCGCGCCGGACCGAGAGCGGCAGCTTCGAGGTCACCACCCACGGCGGCCGCAAGGGCACCGGCATCGACGCCGTGGAGTGGGCGCACCGGGCCGCCGAGCTGGGCGCGGGAGAGATCCTGCTCAACTCGATGGACGCGGACGGCACCAAGGACGGCTACGACCTGGAGATGATCGCGGCGGTGCGGGCGCACGTGACCGTGCCCGTCATCGCCTCCGGCGGCGCCGGCAAGCTCGACCACTTCCCGCCGGCCATCGCGGCGGGCGCCGACGCGGTGCTGGCCGCGTCCGTCTTCCACTTCGGTGATCTGCGGATCGGCGAGGTGAAGGAGACGCTGCGGGCGGCGGGGCATCCCGTGCGGTGA
- a CDS encoding ArsR/SmtB family transcription factor codes for MTAKENRPITDIGTLKALAHPLRMKLYRALCVTRTATASQLAEQVDEGVSLVSYHLRKLADHGLIEAARPQSGDGRERWWQPSSQGVSIKDKDFRDAPEKAAAHAAATRLFHEQRADLYRRYLDERPTWGPEWNSAAPDQESLLRLTPAELAELGAELLALARKYDEKGRAAEAAGDTEGRENVALHVYGFPFRP; via the coding sequence GTGACCGCCAAGGAGAACCGCCCCATCACCGACATCGGCACGCTCAAGGCGCTCGCCCATCCGCTGCGGATGAAGCTCTACCGGGCCCTGTGCGTGACCCGCACCGCGACCGCCTCGCAGCTCGCCGAGCAGGTCGACGAAGGCGTCTCGCTGGTCAGTTACCACCTGCGCAAGCTCGCCGACCACGGGCTGATCGAGGCGGCCCGGCCGCAGAGCGGGGACGGCCGCGAGCGCTGGTGGCAGCCCTCCTCACAGGGCGTGAGCATCAAGGACAAGGACTTCCGGGACGCACCCGAGAAGGCGGCCGCGCACGCGGCGGCCACCCGTCTCTTCCACGAGCAGCGCGCCGACCTGTACCGCCGCTATCTCGACGAGCGCCCCACCTGGGGCCCCGAGTGGAACTCCGCCGCGCCCGACCAGGAGTCCCTGCTGCGCCTGACCCCCGCCGAGCTGGCCGAGCTGGGCGCGGAGTTGCTCGCCCTCGCCAGGAAGTACGACGAGAAGGGCCGTGCCGCCGAGGCCGCCGGCGACACCGAAGGGCGCGAGAACGTCGCGCTGCATGTGTACGGCTTCCCGTTCCGCCCCTGA